One part of the Acetoanaerobium sticklandii genome encodes these proteins:
- the zupT gene encoding zinc transporter ZupT: MDNVLLAFGLTVFAGLSTGIGSAIAFFAKTTSKKFLSISLGFSAGVMIYVSMIEIFFKAQDSLIAALGEKNGSWTTIAGFFGGMAVIALIDKMIPSHENPHEVRNVEDMQIQNEPEDVREYCQKIANKDKSEKINASRELQAEEYDEKDKQKLMRMGVFTALAITIHNFPEGLATFASALHDPSLGIAIAIAVAIHNIPEGIAVSVPIYFATGSKKKAFMYSFLSGLSEPVGAIVGYTILRPFFNDVTFGILFAAVAGIMVFISFDELLPSAREYGEHHLSIYGLIGGMAVMAVSLVLFM; this comes from the coding sequence ATGGATAACGTTTTATTAGCATTTGGACTTACAGTTTTTGCTGGATTATCCACTGGGATAGGAAGTGCTATTGCTTTTTTTGCAAAGACAACTAGCAAGAAGTTCTTATCTATATCACTTGGTTTTTCAGCTGGAGTTATGATTTATGTATCTATGATTGAAATATTTTTTAAGGCTCAGGATTCTCTCATAGCTGCTCTTGGAGAAAAAAATGGAAGCTGGACTACAATTGCAGGCTTTTTTGGTGGGATGGCAGTTATAGCTCTAATAGATAAAATGATACCTTCTCATGAAAATCCCCATGAGGTTAGAAATGTAGAGGATATGCAAATTCAAAATGAACCTGAAGATGTAAGAGAGTATTGTCAAAAAATAGCTAACAAGGATAAAAGCGAAAAGATAAACGCAAGCAGAGAATTACAAGCAGAGGAATATGATGAAAAGGATAAGCAAAAGCTTATGAGAATGGGTGTATTCACTGCACTTGCAATCACTATACACAACTTTCCAGAAGGACTTGCTACCTTTGCATCAGCACTCCATGATCCTTCACTTGGTATAGCAATTGCAATAGCAGTAGCTATTCACAATATTCCAGAAGGAATAGCTGTGTCAGTGCCGATTTATTTTGCTACTGGAAGTAAGAAAAAAGCATTTATGTATTCTTTTTTATCAGGGCTTTCAGAGCCAGTAGGAGCTATAGTTGGCTATACGATTCTTAGACCATTTTTTAATGATGTGACCTTTGGTATTTTGTTTGCAGCTGTAGCTGGAATTATGGTATTTATTTCATTTGACGAGCTATTGCCTTCAGCTAGAGAGTATGGAGAGCATCATCTTTCTATATATGGATTAATCGGAGGGATGGCAGTTATGGCTGTCAGCCTTGTGTTATTCATGTAA
- a CDS encoding DUF523 domain-containing protein, with the protein MDTVLKEKINLGISACMYGCKVRYNKKGWNMSELFGRDQTSFIWHPVCPESLSGMGIPRSPIRVIGESGRAVLEGNAKIKNREGKDVTDMLIKGCNASIEALERANVFAFVYMEGSPSCGVYRTTLKNNRMGKPPGVFGAMLLDRDFFLIPANDLQSPVRRWDWKRRLYAFAWAKEVDINSKDDLFQFWHIVKFLCQEIDEKTAREIGKRLAELPKGFDKESAETLRHEVMMILRQPSSLEKIKNRLWKHYMYFKRKTGVELENVMEPTDMRNMNHIADELMLMEKTSFSTEVLFGAAPILYRGR; encoded by the coding sequence ATGGATACAGTTCTAAAAGAAAAAATAAATTTAGGAATAAGTGCTTGTATGTATGGGTGCAAAGTGAGATACAATAAAAAAGGCTGGAATATGTCAGAGCTTTTTGGAAGAGATCAGACTTCATTTATTTGGCATCCTGTGTGTCCAGAGAGTTTATCTGGAATGGGGATTCCTAGAAGTCCTATCAGAGTCATAGGCGAAAGTGGAAGAGCTGTACTAGAAGGAAATGCAAAGATTAAAAATAGGGAAGGCAAAGATGTTACTGATATGCTCATAAAAGGCTGTAATGCCAGTATAGAAGCTCTTGAAAGGGCAAATGTCTTTGCTTTTGTATATATGGAAGGTAGTCCATCATGTGGAGTATATAGAACTACGCTCAAAAACAATCGTATGGGAAAACCACCAGGAGTTTTTGGAGCTATGCTTCTTGACAGAGATTTTTTCCTTATACCTGCAAATGACCTTCAAAGTCCAGTTAGAAGATGGGACTGGAAGAGAAGACTCTATGCTTTTGCTTGGGCAAAGGAAGTGGATATAAATAGTAAGGATGATTTGTTTCAGTTCTGGCATATAGTCAAGTTTTTGTGCCAAGAGATTGATGAAAAAACTGCTAGAGAAATAGGAAAAAGGCTAGCCGAGCTTCCAAAAGGATTTGATAAAGAGTCAGCTGAAACCTTAAGACACGAAGTAATGATGATATTAAGGCAGCCTTCTAGCTTAGAGAAAATCAAAAATAGACTTTGGAAGCACTATATGTATTTTAAAAGAAAAACAGGGGTAGAGCTTGAAAATGTAATGGAGCCTACTGATATGAGAAATATGAATCACATTGCAGATGAGCTTATGCTCATGGAAAAAACATCATTTAGTACAGAGGTGCTTTTTGGAGCAGCTCCTATACTATACAGAGGAAGATAA
- a CDS encoding RrF2 family transcriptional regulator — MKITQESDYALRIVQYLANQEESRVGASIIAKEQDVPLRFVLKILRKLNAAGITKAYRGVSGGYALTKEPGDISYKEVIEAIEGDIYLNRCLANKTNCTRDAADKCSIHKKLLGIQKFLDEELGKARF; from the coding sequence ATGAAAATAACTCAAGAGTCAGATTATGCGCTTAGGATAGTACAATACTTGGCAAACCAAGAAGAGAGCAGAGTAGGTGCCTCCATAATTGCAAAAGAGCAGGATGTACCCCTTAGATTTGTTCTGAAAATTCTTAGAAAACTCAATGCTGCTGGTATAACAAAAGCTTATAGAGGAGTCTCAGGTGGCTATGCCCTGACAAAAGAGCCTGGTGACATATCATATAAAGAAGTAATAGAAGCTATCGAAGGTGACATTTACTTAAATAGATGCCTTGCAAATAAAACAAATTGTACTAGAGATGCAGCTGATAAATGCTCTATACATAAAAAACTTTTAGGAATCCAGAAATTTTTAGATGAAGAACTAGGAAAAGCTAGATTCTAA
- a CDS encoding acetate uptake transporter — protein sequence MQNNQIIENKVVTADPTALGQFGLAMVTLVAASQKLGLTEGTALVIPWAIFLGACAQLFASFKDAQKNNIFGTTVFGAYGFFWLGVAMTWMIQNGVFGEAMAAKADVRQLGVAFIGYFIFSMGATLVAAETNKHLFIVMCFIDLLFLGLFCSVLGIMEHEMHLLAAYSELIISLLAFYGAIAHLANNHFGRVFLPLGKPFGIFKK from the coding sequence ATGCAAAACAATCAAATTATTGAAAACAAAGTAGTTACTGCAGATCCTACGGCATTAGGTCAGTTTGGTCTAGCAATGGTAACTCTAGTAGCAGCATCACAAAAACTAGGATTAACTGAAGGAACTGCTCTTGTAATACCATGGGCTATTTTCTTAGGAGCCTGCGCACAGCTTTTTGCTTCATTTAAAGATGCTCAAAAGAACAACATTTTCGGAACTACAGTTTTTGGAGCTTACGGGTTTTTCTGGCTAGGAGTAGCTATGACTTGGATGATTCAAAACGGAGTGTTTGGAGAAGCTATGGCAGCAAAAGCAGATGTTCGTCAGCTAGGAGTCGCATTTATAGGATACTTTATATTTAGTATGGGAGCTACACTTGTAGCTGCTGAAACAAACAAGCACTTATTCATAGTTATGTGTTTTATCGACTTACTTTTCTTAGGTCTGTTCTGCTCAGTTCTTGGAATCATGGAGCATGAAATGCATTTATTAGCAGCTTATTCAGAACTTATTATTTCATTACTTGCTTTCTACGGAGCTATAGCACATTTAGCAAACAACCATTTTGGAAGAGTTTTCCTTCCACTTGGAAAGCCATTTGGAATATTTAAAAAGTAA
- a CDS encoding PTS transporter subunit IIC gives MKNYLIKTLNGMALGLFSSLIIGLILKQIGDLSSIEQLSLFGRTAQFMMGPAIGAAVAHAIGAGPLVIFASLVTGAMGAGTVKFVEGVATIGIGEPMGAFVAALIGAEIGKRITGKTKVDIVLVPAITIIVGSLAGIFIAPFVAMMMKAIGSLLNRATELQPIPMGIVLAVFMGMILTLPISSAALSIALGLEGLAAGAALTGCCCQMIGFAVMSYKENKVGGLISQALGTSMLQIPNIIKNPLIWIPPTLASALLGPISTTVFKMKADSVGAGMGTSGLVGQFSTYSVMGNEAFIGIALLHFLLPAVLSYVIAMYMRKKGYIKENDLLLQNK, from the coding sequence GTGAAAAATTATTTGATAAAAACCCTCAACGGAATGGCTCTAGGATTGTTTTCATCGCTTATTATTGGACTTATACTCAAACAAATCGGAGATCTGAGTTCTATAGAGCAGTTATCTTTATTCGGTAGAACTGCACAGTTTATGATGGGACCAGCTATTGGAGCAGCAGTAGCTCATGCCATAGGGGCAGGACCTCTTGTGATTTTTGCTTCACTTGTAACTGGAGCAATGGGAGCAGGCACTGTAAAGTTCGTAGAGGGCGTCGCAACTATAGGAATAGGTGAACCTATGGGGGCATTTGTAGCAGCTCTTATAGGAGCAGAGATAGGAAAAAGGATTACAGGAAAAACAAAAGTTGATATAGTGCTAGTACCAGCTATAACTATTATAGTAGGGAGCTTAGCAGGAATATTTATAGCACCTTTTGTAGCTATGATGATGAAGGCGATAGGGTCTTTGTTAAATAGAGCAACGGAGCTTCAGCCAATACCTATGGGAATAGTACTTGCAGTATTTATGGGTATGATTCTAACTCTTCCGATAAGCTCAGCGGCACTATCTATTGCGTTAGGATTAGAAGGCTTGGCAGCGGGGGCTGCACTTACAGGCTGTTGCTGTCAGATGATAGGTTTTGCAGTTATGTCTTATAAAGAAAACAAAGTAGGTGGGTTGATTTCTCAGGCATTAGGTACATCAATGCTTCAGATACCAAATATAATAAAAAATCCTCTTATTTGGATACCGCCTACATTAGCAAGTGCACTACTGGGACCTATTTCAACTACAGTTTTCAAAATGAAAGCTGATAGCGTTGGCGCAGGTATGGGAACTAGTGGACTAGTAGGACAGTTTTCAACATACTCCGTTATGGGAAATGAAGCGTTTATAGGTATAGCCTTACTTCATTTTTTACTTCCAGCTGTGCTTAGCTATGTAATTGCTATGTACATGAGAAAAAAAGGATATATTAAAGAAAATGACTTGTTGCTACAAAATAAGTAA
- a CDS encoding transcription repressor NadR, producing the protein MEATKRRLEIEKRLVDSDIYLSGSELAKEFKVSRQVIVQDIAILRAKGIPILATPQGYIISKINEEGYRKVIASKHDTLEDLEEELKIIVDNGGKILDVIIEHDIYGDIRVDLGISSRKELKNFIAKLSTGNSKPLSAITDGVHFHTIEVNKKDDMTDILKELDEKGYLIAEQ; encoded by the coding sequence ATGGAAGCAACGAAAAGAAGACTGGAGATAGAAAAAAGATTGGTAGATAGCGATATTTATTTAAGTGGGTCAGAGCTAGCTAAGGAATTTAAAGTTAGCAGACAAGTAATAGTTCAAGATATTGCGATACTGAGGGCTAAAGGTATTCCAATCCTTGCGACACCTCAGGGCTATATCATTTCAAAAATAAATGAAGAAGGCTATAGAAAGGTAATTGCATCAAAACATGATACCTTGGAAGATTTAGAGGAAGAGCTAAAAATAATTGTTGATAATGGTGGAAAGATATTAGATGTAATTATAGAGCATGATATATACGGCGATATTAGAGTTGATTTAGGTATTTCATCTAGAAAGGAGCTTAAAAATTTTATTGCAAAGCTCTCAACGGGAAACTCAAAGCCATTGTCGGCAATAACTGATGGAGTTCATTTTCACACTATAGAAGTAAATAAAAAAGATGATATGACAGACATCCTAAAAGAGCTAGATGAAAAAGGATACTTGATTGCAGAACAATAA
- a CDS encoding stalk domain-containing protein, which yields MLKKYIIITSVIFSCLFGLNPSYAQSPIVDVNFKVNDIYEDEESVIIQAIVYNLGNTNINGFNDIDVVLKSMNDELIAQGTFEIDDLKAISFEPGESFFFTGAMNKTAPVTYPYKYVAESSVNWNNITELSDDIKLYINSEQIVLEQKPVIINNRMLVPISTIASNFDYEVNWNQSDKTVTLTSGPKSVKLTINSAVASVDSENVSIDTAPIILNNRTMVPISFIVDAFGADYAWGAQTKILSIYY from the coding sequence ATGTTAAAAAAATATATTATAATAACTTCAGTTATATTTTCTTGTTTGTTTGGACTAAATCCTAGCTATGCACAATCTCCAATCGTAGATGTAAATTTTAAAGTCAATGATATTTACGAGGATGAAGAAAGTGTAATAATTCAAGCTATAGTTTACAACCTAGGCAATACAAATATAAATGGTTTTAATGATATCGATGTAGTTTTGAAAAGTATGAATGACGAGCTAATTGCGCAAGGAACTTTTGAGATAGATGATTTAAAAGCTATCAGCTTTGAACCAGGGGAATCTTTTTTCTTTACTGGTGCTATGAACAAAACAGCTCCTGTCACTTATCCCTATAAATATGTAGCAGAATCTAGTGTCAATTGGAACAATATAACAGAACTTTCAGATGATATCAAACTTTATATAAATAGCGAGCAAATAGTTTTGGAGCAAAAACCTGTCATAATAAACAATAGAATGTTAGTTCCTATTTCAACAATAGCTTCGAATTTTGATTATGAAGTAAACTGGAATCAATCAGACAAAACAGTTACCTTAACAAGCGGCCCAAAATCAGTAAAGCTTACAATAAATAGTGCTGTTGCAAGTGTTGATAGCGAGAATGTAAGTATAGATACGGCTCCTATAATATTAAATAATAGAACTATGGTTCCTATTTCATTTATAGTGGATGCCTTTGGCGCAGATTATGCCTGGGGTGCTCAAACAAAAATTTTATCCATTTATTATTAA
- a CDS encoding bleomycin resistance protein, with the protein MTYNRLIPEITVTSIKESLSFYCDVLGFEKTYEGEDKDFSFISFYGSQLLLQENSNEAWKKYELEYPFGRGVNFSIETDDIDKLVSNLEKANISLLCPLEERWYKKDDMEHGEKHFIVMDPDGYILRFMQDLGQKTI; encoded by the coding sequence ATGACCTATAACAGACTGATACCTGAAATCACTGTAACATCTATTAAAGAAAGCCTTTCTTTTTACTGTGATGTTTTAGGCTTTGAAAAAACTTACGAAGGCGAGGATAAGGATTTTTCTTTTATTTCATTTTATGGCTCTCAGCTTTTACTTCAAGAAAATTCTAATGAAGCATGGAAGAAATATGAGCTAGAATATCCTTTTGGAAGAGGCGTGAACTTTTCTATAGAAACTGATGACATTGATAAACTAGTTTCTAATTTGGAAAAAGCTAATATCAGCTTGCTTTGTCCTTTAGAAGAACGCTGGTATAAAAAAGACGATATGGAGCATGGAGAAAAGCACTTTATAGTTATGGATCCCGATGGCTATATACTTAGATTTATGCAAGATTTAGGTCAAAAAACTATCTAA
- the thiC gene encoding phosphomethylpyrimidine synthase ThiC, protein MNYSTQMDAARKGIVTKEMEIVAKEEYMDINILMERVANGSIAIPANKNHKSLSPKGVGQGLSTKINVNLGISKDCPDIEPELEKVKKAIEMKAEAIMDLSSFGKTEEFRKRLVEMSSAMIGTVPIYDAVGFYDKELKDITAKEFLDVVRKHAIDGVDFMTIHAGINKETAEVFKRNKRLTNIVSRGGSLMYAWMQLNNAENPFFEYYDELLDICAEYDVTLSLGDALRPGSINDASDACQIKELITLGELTKRAWEKNVQIIIEGPGHMAIDEIQANMLLQKRLCHNAPFYVLGPIVTDVAPGYDHITSAIGGAIAATYGADFLCYVTPAEHLRLPNLEDMKEGIIASRIAAHAADIAKKIPKAREWDNKMSKARADIDWETMFNLSMDEEKARRYRKESMPENEDTCTMCGKMCAMRTMNKIMAGEDLNILREA, encoded by the coding sequence ATGAATTATTCAACTCAAATGGATGCAGCAAGAAAAGGCATTGTAACTAAAGAAATGGAAATAGTAGCAAAAGAAGAATACATGGATATCAATATACTTATGGAAAGAGTTGCAAATGGAAGTATAGCAATCCCTGCAAATAAAAATCATAAAAGCCTAAGTCCTAAAGGAGTAGGTCAAGGGCTAAGCACAAAAATCAATGTGAATTTAGGTATATCAAAAGACTGCCCGGATATTGAACCAGAGCTAGAAAAAGTAAAAAAAGCTATAGAGATGAAAGCTGAAGCCATCATGGACCTTAGTTCATTTGGAAAAACCGAGGAATTTAGAAAAAGACTAGTTGAAATGTCATCTGCTATGATAGGAACAGTTCCTATATATGATGCTGTTGGATTTTATGACAAAGAGCTTAAGGATATCACAGCAAAAGAGTTTCTGGATGTAGTAAGAAAGCATGCAATTGATGGCGTAGATTTTATGACTATCCATGCAGGCATAAACAAAGAAACAGCTGAGGTTTTCAAAAGAAATAAAAGACTTACGAATATAGTATCTAGAGGTGGCTCGCTTATGTATGCATGGATGCAGCTAAACAATGCAGAAAATCCATTTTTTGAATACTATGATGAGCTGCTAGATATATGCGCCGAGTATGATGTAACCCTTAGTTTAGGAGATGCTCTTAGACCAGGAAGCATTAACGATGCATCTGATGCTTGCCAGATAAAAGAATTAATCACACTAGGAGAGCTTACTAAGCGTGCTTGGGAGAAAAACGTACAGATTATAATCGAAGGGCCAGGACATATGGCTATAGATGAGATTCAAGCAAATATGCTACTTCAAAAAAGACTTTGCCACAATGCACCATTTTATGTACTTGGACCTATAGTTACTGATGTAGCCCCTGGATATGACCATATCACTTCAGCAATAGGTGGAGCAATAGCAGCTACCTATGGAGCAGATTTTCTATGCTATGTTACACCAGCAGAGCATCTTAGACTTCCTAACCTAGAAGACATGAAGGAAGGCATAATAGCATCGAGAATAGCTGCGCATGCTGCTGATATAGCTAAAAAAATTCCAAAAGCAAGAGAGTGGGATAATAAAATGAGTAAAGCTAGAGCAGATATAGACTGGGAAACAATGTTCAATCTATCTATGGATGAAGAAAAAGCAAGAAGATATCGCAAGGAATCAATGCCAGAAAATGAAGACACTTGTACAATGTGCGGAAAAATGTGCGCGATGAGAACCATGAACAAAATAATGGCAGGAGAAGATTTAAATATTTTAAGAGAAGCGTAA
- the thiE gene encoding thiamine phosphate synthase, with protein MKKSELRKKTDYSLYLVTDRLCLSGKDLFHSVEDAIKGGVTVVQLREKTASCREFYQIGLKLKEITRRHNIPLIINDRVDIALALDAEGVHVGQEDLDALLVRKLLGQDKILGVSAKTLSQATKAIESDADYIGVGAIFPTLTKADASELSLLDISDICSKINIPVLGIGGINQENISKLNNLGLDGVCVVSAILGQADCLNATKNLRQSVDNLLKI; from the coding sequence ATGAAAAAATCAGAGCTTAGAAAAAAAACTGACTACTCATTATATTTAGTTACAGATAGACTCTGCCTTTCTGGCAAAGACCTATTTCATAGTGTGGAAGATGCCATTAAAGGTGGTGTGACTGTAGTTCAGCTAAGAGAAAAAACAGCATCTTGCAGAGAGTTTTATCAGATAGGATTAAAGCTAAAAGAAATCACTAGACGTCATAATATTCCTCTCATCATCAACGATAGAGTAGATATAGCTCTAGCACTGGATGCTGAGGGAGTACATGTGGGACAAGAGGATTTAGATGCTCTACTTGTTAGAAAACTTCTAGGACAAGATAAAATTTTAGGAGTTTCTGCAAAGACCTTAAGTCAAGCTACAAAAGCAATAGAAAGTGATGCGGATTATATAGGAGTGGGAGCAATTTTTCCAACCTTAACTAAAGCTGATGCTAGTGAGCTTAGCCTTTTAGATATTTCTGATATATGCAGTAAAATCAATATTCCAGTGCTTGGAATAGGCGGAATAAATCAGGAAAACATTTCAAAGCTAAACAATCTTGGACTAGATGGTGTTTGCGTAGTATCAGCGATTTTAGGGCAAGCAGACTGCCTAAATGCTACGAAAAATTTAAGACAATCAGTTGATAATCTATTAAAAATATAA
- the thiM gene encoding hydroxyethylthiazole kinase: MKDQVISSLHKLRDISPLVHHITNSVTINDCANITLAIGASPVMADDENEVKEMVNLAKALVLNIGTLNARTVESMLLAGKEANKIGIPIVLDPVGAGATSYRTMWAQRLFEELNISVIRGNASEIMAMSGLTGNTKGVDSSSESDAAMSCAKELIEFKPCTVAITGAVDIVLDESRELRLKNGTKMMKQVTGTGCMASSLTGSFCASGVDSFLAATSALTVIGIAGELAECSLKNNEGIGTFRTRLFDYVHTMDANKINLYMEALENEKIRA; the protein is encoded by the coding sequence ATGAAAGATCAAGTTATAAGTTCGCTTCATAAACTTAGGGATATTAGTCCGCTAGTGCATCATATTACAAATAGTGTAACTATCAATGACTGTGCCAATATCACCCTAGCTATAGGAGCATCGCCAGTTATGGCCGATGATGAAAATGAAGTAAAGGAAATGGTAAATCTAGCAAAGGCACTAGTTCTAAACATAGGGACTTTAAATGCTAGAACAGTTGAGTCTATGCTTCTTGCAGGAAAAGAAGCAAATAAAATTGGAATACCTATAGTTTTAGACCCTGTAGGAGCAGGAGCCACAAGTTATAGAACTATGTGGGCGCAAAGATTATTTGAAGAATTAAATATTTCAGTGATAAGAGGAAATGCTTCAGAAATAATGGCAATGTCAGGACTTACAGGAAATACAAAAGGAGTAGACTCATCTAGTGAATCAGATGCAGCAATGTCTTGTGCAAAAGAGCTCATTGAATTTAAGCCTTGCACAGTAGCTATAACTGGAGCTGTAGATATCGTACTGGATGAATCTAGAGAGCTAAGATTAAAAAATGGAACCAAAATGATGAAGCAAGTCACAGGAACAGGATGCATGGCAAGCTCTTTGACAGGAAGCTTTTGCGCCTCAGGAGTAGATTCATTTTTAGCTGCAACTTCAGCGCTTACAGTAATAGGAATAGCTGGAGAACTAGCAGAATGCAGTCTTAAAAACAACGAAGGAATAGGAACCTTTAGAACTAGACTATTTGACTATGTACATACTATGGATGCAAATAAAATTAATCTGTATATGGAGGCTTTGGAAAATGAAAAAATCAGAGCTTAG
- the thiD gene encoding bifunctional hydroxymethylpyrimidine kinase/phosphomethylpyrimidine kinase, with the protein MKKVLTIAGSDSSGGAGIQADLKTFCAHKVYGMSVITAVTAQNTLGVSHIETLSSLSVRKQIEAVAEDIDIDAVKIGMLSNAEIILTVAELIKSYRFKNIVLDPVMISTTGFDLLEKDAKKALIQELLPLADVITPNLHEASAILDGLEIKSKEDMEKSVHAFRKLTSSAVLIKGGHLVDDAADLLAYEDKLRWYDAPKINTNNTHGTGCTLSSAIASNLALGLSVEQAVFDAKEYITGAIRNSLDIGSGNGPTNHLYRLIT; encoded by the coding sequence ATGAAGAAGGTTCTGACTATTGCTGGCTCTGATTCTTCTGGTGGAGCAGGAATCCAAGCTGACCTAAAAACCTTCTGTGCTCATAAGGTATATGGCATGAGCGTAATAACAGCCGTAACTGCTCAAAACACTTTAGGAGTAAGCCATATAGAGACTCTCTCATCTCTCTCAGTAAGAAAACAAATAGAAGCAGTGGCAGAGGATATAGACATAGATGCAGTAAAAATAGGGATGCTGTCAAATGCTGAAATAATTCTCACAGTTGCAGAGCTAATAAAGAGCTATAGGTTTAAAAATATTGTCTTAGATCCTGTCATGATATCCACTACTGGATTTGATTTGCTTGAAAAGGATGCAAAAAAAGCTCTAATTCAAGAGCTTTTGCCACTAGCTGATGTAATTACACCAAATCTTCATGAGGCGTCTGCTATATTAGATGGCTTAGAAATAAAATCAAAAGAAGATATGGAAAAGTCAGTTCATGCATTTAGGAAACTAACATCCTCTGCTGTACTTATTAAAGGAGGGCATCTAGTGGATGATGCGGCAGATTTACTGGCCTATGAAGATAAACTCAGATGGTATGATGCTCCAAAAATTAATACAAATAATACCCATGGTACAGGATGTACTCTTTCATCTGCTATAGCTTCTAATCTAGCTCTTGGATTATCTGTAGAGCAAGCAGTATTTGATGCAAAGGAATACATCACAGGAGCTATAAGAAATAGTTTGGATATAGGAAGTGGAAATGGTCCGACAAACCACCTGTACAGACTTATTACATAG
- the thiW gene encoding energy coupling factor transporter S component ThiW, translating into MKIQKMVFASLLVAIGTMVGHVIYIPVGVAKCFPIQHTINVISAVLLGPYYAVLNAFLISLLRNILGTGSILAFPGSIFGAILASYMYKKFNKISLSALGEIIGTGIIGGLVAFPMAKFILGKEVGAFFFVVPFMLSTIGGSIIAIAVLKSAFAYKLTKDDGRHSA; encoded by the coding sequence ATGAAGATTCAAAAAATGGTATTTGCATCATTATTGGTAGCCATAGGAACTATGGTAGGACATGTAATTTATATTCCAGTAGGGGTAGCTAAATGTTTCCCTATTCAGCACACGATTAATGTTATTTCAGCGGTGCTGCTTGGACCTTATTACGCTGTATTAAACGCATTTTTGATATCACTGCTTAGAAATATACTGGGAACAGGCTCTATACTTGCGTTTCCAGGAAGTATATTTGGAGCTATACTGGCCTCGTATATGTATAAAAAGTTTAACAAAATTTCGCTTTCTGCTTTGGGAGAAATAATTGGAACAGGAATCATAGGAGGTCTAGTTGCTTTTCCTATGGCAAAATTCATTCTTGGAAAAGAAGTAGGAGCATTTTTCTTTGTAGTTCCTTTTATGCTAAGCACTATCGGTGGAAGCATAATAGCAATAGCAGTACTTAAGTCTGCATTTGCTTATAAATTGACTAAAGACGATGGGAGGCATAGTGCATGA